From the genome of Geminocystis herdmanii PCC 6308, one region includes:
- a CDS encoding NAD(+) kinase, producing the protein MPKIGVIYNDIKPTACQVAQELQNLLTDQGYQVCLATGYAGILGYSHPGRPVCHSPIEQIAPAGFDQDMSFAIVLGGDGTVLSAFRQVAPYKIPLLTVNTGHLGFLTEIYLNQLSQALEQVLEGDYQLEARSMMKVSVIREDTSLWEALCLNEVVVHREPLTSMCHFEIAIGRHSPVDIAADGVIISTPTGSTAYSLSAGGPVVTPDVPVFQLAPICPHSLASRALVFSDREPVTIYPATQNQMVMVVDGNAGCYILPDDEVRIVRSSYDAQFIRLQPPEFFRILREKLGWGLPHIAKPSSVELP; encoded by the coding sequence ATGCCCAAAATTGGCGTGATTTATAATGATATAAAACCTACGGCTTGTCAAGTCGCTCAAGAATTACAAAACCTATTAACAGATCAAGGTTATCAAGTATGTTTGGCAACGGGATACGCAGGAATTTTAGGATACTCTCATCCGGGTCGTCCCGTGTGTCATAGTCCCATTGAACAAATTGCCCCCGCAGGATTTGATCAAGATATGAGTTTTGCCATCGTTTTGGGGGGAGATGGCACTGTGCTATCGGCTTTTCGGCAGGTTGCACCCTATAAGATTCCTCTTTTAACGGTGAATACTGGTCATTTGGGTTTTTTGACCGAAATTTATCTTAATCAGCTTTCTCAGGCTTTAGAACAGGTGTTAGAAGGAGATTATCAACTAGAGGCTCGATCGATGATGAAGGTTAGTGTCATTCGAGAAGATACTTCTTTATGGGAAGCTCTCTGTTTGAATGAAGTTGTAGTTCATCGTGAACCCTTAACCAGTATGTGTCATTTTGAAATTGCCATCGGGCGACATTCTCCCGTGGATATTGCCGCCGATGGGGTGATTATTTCCACTCCCACAGGCTCAACGGCTTATTCCTTGAGTGCTGGAGGTCCTGTGGTAACGCCTGATGTGCCAGTATTTCAATTAGCTCCTATTTGCCCCCATTCCCTTGCTTCTCGTGCTTTGGTATTTTCCGATCGAGAACCTGTTACTATTTATCCTGCTACTCAGAATCAAATGGTGATGGTAGTGGATGGTAACGCTGGTTGTTATATTTTACCCGATGATGAAGTGCGCATTGTTCGATCGAGTTATGATGCCCAATTTATTCGTTTACAACCCCCAGAATTTTTCCGTATCCTGCGGGAAAAATTAGGTTGGGGATTACCTCATATTGCGAAACCTTCCTCTGTAGAATTACCTTAA
- a CDS encoding PRC-barrel domain-containing protein codes for MTNADNRLRNEFLNTQVITRSSGKRLGVVREVLVDVDRREVIALGLRDNRLAMSGIPKYMYLNSVSQGGDVILVENEDVIEDVDIDIYSPLINSEVVTETGEPLGKVRDFQFNLVDGQIYSLTIAVIGYPQIPEQLISTYELSVDEIVSSGPNRIIVFEGAEERITQLTVGVLERLGIGRPPWEKEDEEMYYAPTTAPENQLPTGTPVRAVAQPLQNRPVVAEDNWNDDEWQEAQPITTPPRRKAQSMPLYEDDIEEDNWGESRVERESAPRYQSDNTPKRRYKNDSIDDDMWDDDDDSDYRPQKVNIPQKQKMPEYEEY; via the coding sequence ATGACAAATGCAGATAATCGTTTAAGAAACGAATTTTTAAATACTCAAGTTATCACTCGAAGTAGTGGCAAACGTCTGGGGGTTGTGCGAGAAGTATTAGTCGATGTCGATCGAAGAGAAGTAATCGCTTTAGGATTAAGAGATAATCGCCTAGCCATGTCAGGCATTCCTAAATATATGTATCTCAATAGCGTTTCCCAAGGAGGAGACGTTATCTTAGTGGAAAATGAAGACGTTATCGAAGATGTTGACATCGATATTTATAGCCCTCTTATTAACTCCGAAGTTGTAACAGAAACAGGCGAACCCCTAGGAAAAGTAAGGGATTTTCAATTTAACCTCGTGGACGGACAAATATACTCTTTAACCATTGCCGTTATCGGTTATCCTCAAATTCCAGAGCAGTTAATTAGTACCTACGAATTATCCGTTGATGAAATCGTCAGTAGTGGACCAAATCGAATTATTGTCTTTGAAGGTGCAGAAGAAAGAATAACTCAGCTTACGGTAGGAGTCTTAGAAAGACTGGGTATTGGGCGCCCCCCTTGGGAAAAAGAAGACGAAGAAATGTATTATGCACCAACTACCGCCCCCGAAAATCAGTTACCGACAGGTACGCCCGTTCGTGCGGTGGCTCAACCTTTACAAAATCGTCCTGTAGTGGCTGAGGATAATTGGAATGATGATGAATGGCAAGAAGCACAGCCTATTACTACACCCCCTCGCCGTAAAGCACAATCCATGCCTCTTTATGAAGATGATATAGAGGAAGACAATTGGGGTGAAAGTCGAGTAGAAAGAGAATCAGCACCCCGTTATCAATCTGATAATACTCCTAAACGTCGCTATAAAAATGATTCGATCGACGATGATATGTGGGATGACGATGACGACTCCGATTATCGCCCTCAAAAAGTGAATATTCCTCAAAAACAAAAAATGCCCGAATACGAGGAATATTAA
- a CDS encoding AAA-like domain-containing protein, with protein MNLEDALSIFVRLIHPIQLNDLQELVFQQSWLGKTYQQIASEFGYDHDYIRCIGSQLWQILSDRTQKKVNKHNFRSIIRQYKEGAKIQNFQEINQQNQEQKLEIPEGAVPLDSPFYIERDPIEKQCYQEIVKPGSLILIKAPSLFGKTSLAKRIIAYTKQLNYHNIIIKFDQIDKSLLENINQFLRWFCANVAHQLNLKPDLDEYWDKDCGSKVSCNIYLENHILAQIKNPLLITFDQVDLLFQYPQITSNFLPLLRFWYEEAKDVEIWQKLRLIVIYATDIYVPLNINQSPFNVGLSFPLPKFNQPQIERLSQLHQLNKHQQELITKLIKLIGGNPYLIRLAMYNLKTGNIEGNQLLENAPTLSGIYGNHLRSQWIKVQNFPELLNAVEKITKSEKSVHLEPIITHKLESIGLVKLNQDQVTFSCELYRVFFRNQLAIFNQN; from the coding sequence ATGAATTTAGAAGATGCCTTATCTATTTTTGTTCGATTGATTCACCCGATTCAACTCAACGATTTACAAGAATTAGTCTTTCAACAATCTTGGTTAGGCAAAACTTATCAACAAATCGCTAGTGAATTTGGTTATGATCATGACTATATTAGATGTATCGGCTCTCAATTATGGCAAATATTGAGCGATCGAACCCAAAAAAAAGTTAATAAACATAATTTTCGATCGATTATTAGGCAATATAAAGAAGGTGCTAAAATTCAGAATTTTCAAGAGATTAATCAACAAAATCAAGAGCAAAAATTAGAAATTCCAGAAGGAGCAGTACCTTTAGATTCTCCCTTTTATATTGAACGTGATCCCATCGAAAAACAATGTTATCAAGAAATAGTTAAACCCGGTTCTTTAATCCTCATAAAAGCTCCCTCTTTATTTGGTAAAACTTCCCTTGCAAAAAGAATTATTGCCTATACAAAACAATTAAATTATCACAACATTATCATTAAATTTGATCAAATTGATAAATCATTGCTAGAAAATATAAATCAATTTTTGCGTTGGTTTTGTGCTAATGTAGCCCATCAATTAAATTTAAAACCAGACTTAGATGAATACTGGGATAAAGATTGTGGCAGTAAAGTTAGTTGTAATATTTATTTAGAAAATCATATCTTAGCACAAATAAAAAATCCCTTATTAATTACCTTTGATCAAGTTGATCTTTTATTTCAATATCCTCAAATCACTAGCAATTTTTTACCCTTATTACGTTTTTGGTATGAAGAAGCAAAAGACGTGGAAATCTGGCAAAAATTAAGATTAATAGTTATTTATGCCACAGACATTTATGTCCCTTTAAACATTAATCAATCTCCCTTTAATGTCGGTTTATCATTTCCTTTACCCAAATTTAATCAACCTCAAATAGAAAGATTATCTCAACTCCATCAATTAAATAAACATCAGCAGGAATTAATTACAAAATTAATCAAATTAATCGGAGGAAATCCTTATCTAATTCGTTTAGCAATGTATAACTTAAAAACGGGAAATATAGAAGGAAATCAACTATTAGAAAATGCTCCAACTTTATCAGGTATTTATGGTAATCATTTGCGAAGCCAATGGATAAAAGTGCAAAATTTTCCAGAGTTATTAAACGCAGTAGAAAAAATAACCAAGAGTGAAAAAAGTGTTCATCTTGAACCTATTATTACCCATAAATTGGAGAGTATTGGTTTAGTCAAATTAAATCAAGATCAAGTTACCTTTAGTTGTGAACTTTATCGAGTTTTTTTCCGTAATCAATTAGCCATTTTTAACCAGAATTAA